In the genome of Mercurialis annua linkage group LG8, ddMerAnnu1.2, whole genome shotgun sequence, the window aggtaaaaaaaatagaattccaatcaaaatatagttataaaaataaacacaaGTTATCTGAAAATCAGTTCTCGAATCAAAACGGATAATGATAAAAGGTAGGGAAAAAGTGCTGAAAAGAACTCACTCGCTAGTAATAAAGCTAATAAACTCAGAAACACATTCCTGGACAGTATCCTTAGCATCTTTAGCAATTTTTCCATTAGCAGGCAATGCTTTCTTCATGATCCTGCTTATGTTTGCAATGGGCAGATACCTATCCTGCTCCCGCACTCCAGAGCGCGGACTCTGCTCACCACCACTCTCGTGGCTCCCTCCAGCTGGACTTGCCGGGTTGTCCGCCATCTCACCAAAATTACC includes:
- the LOC126662282 gene encoding nuclear transcription factor Y subunit B-1-like; this translates as MADNPASPAGGSHESGGEQSPRSGVREQDRYLPIANISRIMKKALPANGKIAKDAKDTVQECVSEFISFITSEASDKCQKEKRKTINGDDLLWAMATLGFEDYIEPLKVYLARYREVIDFGSYAFFWSEFIIILILVASMI